AGTGCGAAAAGCTGTCAGAAGAAGAGATAACTTCAGACAAGTTTAGAGGAATAGAGCAAAAAGCTGTCCGAACCTGATACATCATCGGACAAGTAGTTGCTTGTCAGCCATAAACTCCTGGTGCGTTAATCCAAGAAGGATTAACGCATTTTTTGTGGAATTTATTTAACAACCAGAGCACATTTCTGGTCTTCCCAGTTGCTCTACGATCATTCTGAAGAAGATCTAATTACTTTTAGTTTTTTTAAAAGTGGTTGGGATAACAAACCGGATTTGTTGATATGAAAGAGTAAATTGTTTATTTTCAACCACTTTAAGAAATCTACGAAGATTAATTTATATTTAAACCGAAGTCTAATAGGAGGAAAGAAATGAATAAGCAATTGAATATTTGGTCATTCATTTTTTCAACAAGCTGGATCTTACTCTTTTTGATAATTTCCTCCACGGGACCTGTCGATTACACCATATTAGGCACACATCCATTCGTCCTGCTATTATATCTAACCTTGCTTACTTTTGTAATGGGGCTTACAGGAATGGCAGGTATGGAAGATTGGAAGGGTATGGCAAGGAGTTTTTCGACGATCATCCTGACTTTAGGGTTATCTGCATTTTTAGTTATCATTATATTCTTTGGCAATTTATTAAGTTAGTGGAGAGCGTTTATACAGGCACAGGTGAGTTCCCCAGAAAATAAAATATATCAGCATTTAGCCTCTTCGTGAAAGAATGCTTACTAGTAGAGATAATATGCTAGCCACATTGCCGTCTAACCAATTAAGTACCGACTCCTACGCATAAAAGCTGGTCCTGCACAAATTTTTATTTGATGTGCCCAGATACAAGTTTCCACATGTTACAAAATGGGTATAATAACCAACACACCCCTTATTGTCATGTTTTGGCATACATAATTTTGACGAACATAATTCAGGCTGCTTTCATTGCAACGGAAAAAAATTTTTTGTATAATTAACGTCAAATATAGTCAAAGTCAGATTGGGGGAGGTTTAGTGAGGAATATATCGGACATCATAGAACATTACCTTAAGCAGGTTTTAGAAATGAGCGATAAGGACATCGTTGAAATCAAACGAAGTGAAATCGCCGATAAATTTCAGTGCGTTCCGTCCCAGATTAATTATGTCATCAATACAAGGTTCACGATTGAACGGGGTTATCTTGTTGAGAGTAAACGGGGTGGAGGCGGCTACATCCGTATCATCAAAGTCCAGGCTTATGATCATGCACATTTGATTGATGATTTACTGTCTTTGATTCAGACACGAATATCGCAAAGCAGCGCTGAGCATGTCATCTTCCGTCTCGTGGAGGAGGATGTAGTTACTGACCGCGAAGCAAAGATCATGCTGAGTGTGCTCGACAGGTCCGTCCTGTATATAGAGCTGCCGCATCGTGATGAGTTGCGTGCGAGAATGCTGAAGGCAATGCTGATGGCATTGAAGTATAAATAATATCAAAGCAGATAAAGAGGTGAGGGCATGATCTGCCAAGAGTGTAATCAAAGGCCGGCAACGCTGCACTTCACGAATTATTCAAATGGTGAAAAAACGGAATTGCACTTGTGTGAAATATGCGCACAAGAAAAAGGCGAACTGTTTATGATGAACAACGGCCCTGCTTTTTCGATCAATAGCTTACTTGCCGGATTATTGAATATGGAACCTGCTTTTCCGGAACAGAAAAAAGAATTTGAAGCTGAGCAAGTTGCCCAGTGCCCGCAATGTTCGATGTCTTTTCCGCAGTTTGTGAAAGTAGGCCGGTTTGGCTGTGCGACTTGCTATGATGCTTTTCGCGAACAATTGACCCCGATTGTAAGGAGGCTCCATAGTGGTAATTCCATGCATAATGGAAAGATCCCTAAAAGAGTCGGCGGGGACCTTCATGTAAGGAAGACAATAGATCAGCTTAAGCAAACTCTGAAAAGCCTGATTTCTGCAGAGGAATTTGAGAAAGCTGCTGAGACAAGGGACCAGATCAGGGAACTTGAAAGGAAATTGTCAGCAGGTCAAGAGGGAGGGGAGTAGCCTTGTCATTGGAGAAGTTTATCAATCAGGCTGTAAGCTCCTGGATGAGTGATGATGGACCTGATTCAGATATTGTCCTTAGCTCTCGTATCCGGTTTGCAAGGAATCTTGATGAATATAACTTTCCGACTCTATTCACCAATGGAGAGGCAGAAGCAGTGGTAGGTGCCATCATGGAACGTGCCGCTAATACATCAGCAGCTGCCTTCGGTAAGTTGGAAATGATCAAAATGGATGAAATTCCGCCTTTGCAGAAAAGGGTGTTAGTCGAGAAGCATTTGATCAGTCCGAATCTAGCAGAAAACTCCGTTCATGGTGCCGTCTTACTATCTGATAATGAAGAAGTGAGCATCATGATCAATGAGGAAGACCATGTTAGGATTCAGTGTTTATTCCCGGGCTTCCAGCTTAGTGAGGCTCTAAGGGCTGCCAATGAAATCGATGACTGGCTTGAGGATTATGTCAATTATGCGTTTGATGAGAAGTTCGGCTATTTGACCAGCTGTCCTACGAACGTAGGAACTGGCCTAAGGGCATCAGTGATGATGCACCTGCCTGGTCTGGTTCTGACACAGCAAATGAACAGAATCGTCCCGGCGATTAACCAGCTTGGTTTAGTGGTAAGAGGTATTTACGGCGAGGGCAGTGAAGCGCTCGGCAATATTTTTCAAATCTCGAACCAAATTACACTCGGAAAATCGGAAGAAGACATCGTAGACGATTTAAAAAGTGTCGTAAGCCAGATTATATCTCAGGAAAGGTCAGCGCGGGAAGCATTAGCGAAGACTTCGAACATACAATTAGAAGACAGAGTGTTTCGATCATATGGGACACTTGCCTATAGCAGGATCATCGAAACGAAGGAAGCCGCCCGCTGCCTTTCTGATTTAAGGCTTGGAATAGATATGGGCTTTATAAAAAATATATCCAAATCGATTTTGAATGAATTGATGATATTAACTCAGCCTGGGTTTTTGCAGCAATATGCGGGAGGACCTTTAAGACCGAATGAACGGGATATCCGCAGGGCTGCTTTAATAAGAGAACGATTGAAAATGGAAACAAAAGACGAGTCAGGAGGATGATCTTATGATGTTTGGACGATTTACCGAGAGGGCACAAAAAGTATTGGCACTCGCACAGGAAGAGGCAATCCGCCTTGGACATAACAATATCGGTACAGAACACATCTTGCTTGGCCTTGTGCGTGAGGGAGAGGGCATTGCGGCAAAGGCGCTTTATGGACTTGGCCTTGGTGCGGAGAAAATCCAGAAGGAAGTAGAAAACCTGATTGGCCGCGGCCAGGAAACTTCCCAGACAATCCACTATACACCAAGAGCTAAAAAGGTCATCGAGCTTTCCATGGATGAGGCAAGGAAGTTGGGCCATTCCTATGTAGGCACAGAACATATCCTTCTCGGATTGATCCGTGAGGGAGAGGGCGTGGCTGCAAGAGTGCTGAACAACCTTGGTGTAAGCTTGAACAAAGCACGCCAGCAGGTTCTACAGCTGCTTGGAAGCAATGAAACTTCAGGTCATCAGGGAGGCGGAACGGCTAATGCCAATACTCCTACACTTGATAGCCTTGCAAGAGACTTAACAGCAATCGCCAGGGAAGGCAGCCTTGATCCGGTCATCGGCCGCAGCAAGGAAATCCAGCGTGTAATCGAAGTGTTAAGCCGCCGGACGAAGAACAACCCTGTCTTGATCGGGGAGCCTGGTGTAGGTAAAACAGCGATTGCGGAAGGATTGGCACAGCAAATTGTGAATAACGAGGTACCGGAAATCCTGCGTGACAAGCGTGTCATGACGCTGGATATGGGAACTGTGGTTGCAGGAACAAAATATCGCGGTGAATTTG
This window of the Mesobacillus jeotgali genome carries:
- a CDS encoding CtsR family transcriptional regulator is translated as MRNISDIIEHYLKQVLEMSDKDIVEIKRSEIADKFQCVPSQINYVINTRFTIERGYLVESKRGGGGYIRIIKVQAYDHAHLIDDLLSLIQTRISQSSAEHVIFRLVEEDVVTDREAKIMLSVLDRSVLYIELPHRDELRARMLKAMLMALKYK
- a CDS encoding UvrB/UvrC motif-containing protein, which encodes MICQECNQRPATLHFTNYSNGEKTELHLCEICAQEKGELFMMNNGPAFSINSLLAGLLNMEPAFPEQKKEFEAEQVAQCPQCSMSFPQFVKVGRFGCATCYDAFREQLTPIVRRLHSGNSMHNGKIPKRVGGDLHVRKTIDQLKQTLKSLISAEEFEKAAETRDQIRELERKLSAGQEGGE
- a CDS encoding protein arginine kinase, coding for MSLEKFINQAVSSWMSDDGPDSDIVLSSRIRFARNLDEYNFPTLFTNGEAEAVVGAIMERAANTSAAAFGKLEMIKMDEIPPLQKRVLVEKHLISPNLAENSVHGAVLLSDNEEVSIMINEEDHVRIQCLFPGFQLSEALRAANEIDDWLEDYVNYAFDEKFGYLTSCPTNVGTGLRASVMMHLPGLVLTQQMNRIVPAINQLGLVVRGIYGEGSEALGNIFQISNQITLGKSEEDIVDDLKSVVSQIISQERSAREALAKTSNIQLEDRVFRSYGTLAYSRIIETKEAARCLSDLRLGIDMGFIKNISKSILNELMILTQPGFLQQYAGGPLRPNERDIRRAALIRERLKMETKDESGG